The proteins below are encoded in one region of Silene latifolia isolate original U9 population chromosome 2, ASM4854445v1, whole genome shotgun sequence:
- the LOC141643894 gene encoding mediator of RNA polymerase II transcription subunit 23 isoform X2 gives MEQNQRASSSSLRSYQLHPAKPVITDLFNLYLGRSGRQKHDEAARDPPNKAQKRITAFNRQLPPNDQFVSDFEQILRQYPDQEQLRLVTETVLISLIVQCSSHSPQAEFLQFALRSLCSISYINWDTFLPSLLNAVSSAEMALGQGSQAQGIGSPAQSANDPSPAMNLSPLKLNEVSSNTPLLSSKADSSTRDCAISSLRLLCCKIILTGLDFNLKPLTYVDILHHMLAWLVNWDQRHQDTDDANAAKFWRPVKFLSEWLHSCLDVVWLLVKEDKCRVPFYELLRSDLQFIENIPDDDSLFTLIMEIHRRRDMMAMHMQMLDHQLHCPTFGTQRFLPQATPHLGSEAATNLRYSPITYPSVLGEPLHGEELASCIQKGSLDWDRALRCIRHALRTTPSPDWWKRVLLVASCYRPQSIVSTPGAVFTCEMICESTIDRIVELLKLTNSDLNCWQEWLIFSDIFFFLMKSGCIDFVDFVDKLVSRIIDDDQSILRTNHVTWLLGQIIRVELVMNALNTDSRKVETTRKLLSFHREEKTSDPRSPQSILLEFITSSQTLWIWSQNTLTRDHLNAEQLQKGKQIDEWWRQVSKGERMLDYMNMDDRSVGMFWVVSYTMTQPACDMVMNWLSAAGTEVLQVSNLQPNERLVVMRETTPLSISLLSGFSIKLCMKLAYQMEESLFSGQVIPSISMVETYARLLLIAPHSLFRSHFSHLTQRNPGTLSKPVVTLLVLEILNYRLLPLYRYEGKNKSLMYDVTKIVAALKGKRGEHRVFRLAENLCINLILSLRDFFSVKKEGKGPTEFTETLNRIAIVSLAIIIKTRGIAEAEHLLYLPAMVEQILSSSQHTWSDKTLRYFPPVLRDTLVGRVDKRGLAIQAWQQAETTVINQCTQLLSPSADPTYVVTYISHSFPQHRQYLCAGAWILMHGHPENINSANLARVLREFSPEEVTANIYTMVDVLLHQIHVELQRGHPLQDLLTKASANLAFFVWTHELLPLDILVLALIDRDDDLHALHIVISLFERQELHQRMRLFFMTRGPPEHWLHTGIFKRMDLQKALGNYLSWKDRFPVFFDDIAARLLPVIPLVVYRLIENDATDLAERVLANYKQLLAYHPLRFTFVRDILAYFYGLLPGKLIVRILHVLDIPKIPFSESFPQHIAPSNSATCPPPDYFASLLLGLVNNVIPPLSSSSKTGSLVDSSHLTTRGPLNKTPATSQSGTTSASDVQKAFYQIQDPGTYTQLVLETAVIELLSLPVSAAQSVASLVQVVVHIQPTLIQSSNGLHGTSNVSGQTSVLPTSPSGGSTDSMNATRPTAPVSGLNTSNFVSRSGYTCQQLSCLLIQACGLLLAQLPQDFHVQLYLEVARLVKESWWLSDGKRSPSELDSTVNYALLDPTWAAQDNTSTAIGNIVGLIHSFFSNLPQEWLEGAHVIVKQLRPVTSVAMLRIVFRIMGPLLPRLANAHTLFAKTLSLLLGAIVDVFGKTAQPLVPAQASEIVDIIDFLHHVIHYEGQGGPVQSTSKPRAEVLVLFSRALENLRPDVQHLLSHLTTDVNSSIYAATHPKFVPNPMS, from the exons TCTCTTCAATCTTTACTTGGgg AGAAGCGGTCGCCAAAAACACGACGAAGCGGCCCGTGATCCGCC GAACAAGGCACAGAAGCGCATAACAGCTTTTAATAGACAACTTCCTCCAAATGATCAATTTGTTTCAGACTTTGAACAAATTCTAAGGCAGTATCCT GATCAAGAGCAACTACGCTTGGTGACCGAAACTGTTCTAATTTCTCTGATTGTGCAATGTAGCAGTCATTCACCACAAGCCGAATTTCTTCAGTTTGCTCTTAGAAGCTTGTGCTCTATATCTTATATAAATTGGGATACTTTTTTGCCATCCCTTCTTAATGCTGTATCCTCTGCTGAGATGGCCCTTGGCCAAGGAAGTCAAG CTCAGGGTATAGGATCACCTGCCCAATCCGCCAATGACCCGTCGCCTGCCATGAATCTGTCACCTTTAAAATTGAATGAGGTCTCTAGCAACACTCCATTATTGTCCTCGAAGGCCGATTCATCTACAAGGGATTGTGCTATAAGTAGTCTACGTTTACTGTGCTGCAAGATCATCCTTACTGGTCTTGATTTTAATCTGAAGCCCCTGACTTATGTTgacatcttacatcacatgcttGCTTGGCTGGTCAATTGGGATCAAAGACATCAAGATACTGATGATGCTAATGCGGCAAAATTTTGGAGGCCTGTTAAGTTTCTGAGTGAATGGCTTCATAGCTGTTtagatgttgtttggttgttaGTTAAGGAGGATAAGTGCAGGGTACCATTTTATGAGTTATTGCGCAGCGACTTGCAGTTTATAGAAAATATACCAGATGACGATTCCTTGTTTACGCTTATAATGGAGATTCATAGACGACGGGATATGATGGCGATGCACATGCAGATGTTAGACCACCAACTGCACTGCCCTACTTTTGGCACACAAAGATTTTTGCCTCAAGCAACACCTCATTTAGGAAGTGAAGCAGCAACAAATTTGCGCTATTCACCAATCACATATCCAAGTGTTCTAGGGGAGCCATTGCATGGAGAG GAATTGGCATCTTGTATCCAGAAAGGCAGTTTAGATTGGGATAGAGCTTTGCGATGTATTAGGCATGCTTTACGCACAACTCCATCGCCAGATTGGTGGAAGCGTGTGCTTCTTGTAGCGTCGTGTTACAGACCGCAGTCAATAGTATCCACTCCCGGTGCTGTTTTCACTTGTGAAATGATTTGTGAGTCGACTATTGACAGGATTGTCGAACTATTGAAGTTGACTAACTCAG ATCTGAACTGCTGGCAAGAATGGCTTATCTTTTCCGATATATTCTTCTTTTTGATGAAAAGTGGTTGCATTGACTTTGTTGATTTTGTGGACAAGCTTGTTTCACGTATCATAGATGATGATCAAAGTATTCTGCGAACCAACCATGTCACCTGGCTGCTTGGACAGATTATTCGTGTCGAGCTTGTAATGAATGCTCTTAATACCGATTCCAGAAAG GTAGAGACCACAAGAAAACTATTATCATTTCACAGGGAAGAAAAAACCTCTGATCCTCGTAGCCCTCAGAGTATACTGCTTGAGTTTATAACCAGCTCCCAGACCTTGTGGATTTGGTCTCAGAATACCTTAACCAGAGATCATTTAAATGCAGAGCAGCTCCAGAAAGGGAAGCAAATAGATGAATGGTGGAGGCAAGTCAGCAAAG GTGAAAGGATGCTCGATTACATGAATATGGATGACAGATCAGTAGGCATGTTTTGGGTAGTATCTTATACAATGACACAGCCCGCTTGTGATATGGTAATGAATTGGCTTAGTGCTGCTGGGACAGAAGTTTTACAGGTCTCCAATTTACAGCCTAATGAGAGACTGGTAGTGATGCGGGAAACAACCCCTCTGTCTATATCACTACTTTCTGGATTTTCTATTAAGTTGTGCATGAAACTTGCATATCAAATGGAAGAATCTTTATTCTCTGGACAG GTCATTCCTAGCATTTCAATGGTTGAAACCTATGCACGTTTACTTCTTATTGCGCCTCATTCATTGTTTCGTTCACATTTCAGT CATTTGACTCAAAGGAATCCAGGCACATTGAGCAAGCCAGTTGTGACACTTTTGGTGCTTGAAATATTGAACTACCGGTTGCTTCCACTCTATCG TTATGAAGGGAAGAACAAAAGCTTAATGTATGACGTCACAAAAATTGTTGCTGCCTTGAAAGGGAAACGTGGTGAACATCGTGTATTTAGATTGGCTGAAAATCTTTGCATTAATCTGATCCTCTCCCTGAGAGATTTCTTTTCTGTGAAGAAAGAGGGAAAG GGACCTACTGAATTCACGGAAACATTGAACCGTATTGCTATTGTTTCTCTTGCTATTATAATCAAGACACGTGGAATAGCTGAGGCTGAGCACTTGCTTTATCTTCCAGCTATGGTGGAACAGATATTGTCAAGTAGTCAGCACACATGGTCTGACAAAACTCTACGTTATTTCCCTCCTGTTCTACGTGATACATTGGTTGGTCGAGTAGACAAAAGGGGACTGGCAATTCAAGCATGGCAACAG GCAGAGACAACTGTTATCAATCAATGTACACAACTCCTTTCACCATCAGCTGATCCTACCTATGTCGTGACATACATCAGTCATAGTTTTCCTCAACACCGCCAATATCTTTGTGCCGGTGCTTGGATATTGATGCATGGACACCCTGAAAATATAAATAGTGCAAACTTG GCGCGTGTGTTGAGAGAATTTTCTCCCGAAGAAGTGACTGCAAATATTTACACCATGGTGGATGTTCTGCTCCATCAGATTCATGTGGAACTTCAGCGTGGTCATCCCTTGCAG GATCTTCTTACAAAAGCTTCTGCCAATCTGGCATTCTTTGTTTGGACTCACGAGTTGCTTCCATTGGATATTTTAGTCCTCGCATTGATTGATCGCGATGATGATCTGCATGCTTTGCACATTGTG ATTAGTCTCTTTGAAAGACAAGAGCTTCATCAAAGAATGCGATTGTTCTTCATGACTCGCGGTCCTCCTGAGCATTGGCTTCATACTGGAATCTTCAAACGTATGGATCTGCAGAAGGCCCTGGGCAATTATCTCTCTTGGAAGGATAG GTTTCCCGTATTTTTCGATGATATTGCCGCACGTTTGCTGCCTGTTATTCCTTTGGTTGTATATCGACTGATTGAAAATGATGCTACTGACTTGGCTGAGAGAGTTCTAGCGAACTACAAGCAGCTGCTAGCTTACCATCCTTTGAGATTTACATTTGTCCGTGATATATTAGCATATTTCTATGGTCTTCTTCCAGGAAAGCTTATTGTTCGGATTTTGCATGTGCTTGATATTCCAAAG ATTCCATTTTCAGAGTCATTTCCACAGCACATTGCCCCGTCAAATTCTGCAACGTGCCCACCTCCGGATTATTTTGCTTCCCTGTTGCTGGGTCTGGTAAATAATGTCATTCCTCCTCTCAGTAGCTCCTCAAAGACAGGGTCTCTCGTAGACAGTTCGCATCTGACAACTCGTGGTCCACTGAACAAGACACCCGCTACAAGTCAGTCTGGCACAACAAGTGCTTCTGATGTTCAGAAGGCTTTCTATCAGATCCAAGATCCTGGTACATACACACAACTTGTGCTTGAAACGGCAGTTATAGAGTTGCTTTCTCTTCCAGTTTCAGCTGCTCAAAGCGTGGCCTCACTGGTTCAAGTAGTTGTTCATATACAACCAACGCTTATTCAGTCCAGCAATGGTTTGCATGGAACGTCCAATGTGTCTGGACAAACGTCTGTTCTACCAACTTCTCCTTCTGGCGGAAGCACAGATTCCATGAATGCAACCAGACCCACAGCGCCAGTTTCAGGGCTAAATACGTCAAATTTTGTCTCTCGGAGTGGGTATACTTGTCAACAATTATCTTGCTTATTGATTCAAGCTTGTGGTCTTTTACTTGCCCAGCTTCCACAAGATTTCCATGTGCAATTGTATCTTGAGGTGGCACGTCTAGTTAAGGAGAGTTGGTGGCTCAGTGACGGCAAAAGATCTCCTAGTGAGCTAGATTCAACTGTAAATTATGCTTTGTTGGACCCAACATGGGCTGCTCAAGATAATACATCAACAGCAATAG GTAACATTGTTGGCTTGATTCATTCATTCTTTAGCAATCTTCCACAAGAATGGTTGGAGGGGGCCCATGTCATTGTTAAGCAACTAAGGCCAGTAACTTCCGTTGCTATGTTGAGAATAGTGTTCCGAATAATGGGTCCATTACTCCCAAGGCTTGCAAATGCTCATACACTCTTCGCCAAG ACTCTCTCTTTGCTACTTGGTGCAATAGTAGACGTCTTTGGGAAGACAGCACAACCATTAGTTCCTGCTCAGGCATCGGAGATAGTCGACATTATCGATTTCCT CCATCATGTTATCCACTATGAGGGACAAGGTGGGCCAGTGCAATCCACAAGTAAGCCAAGAGCCGAGGTTCTGGTACTCTTCAGTCGAGCGTTGGAAAATTTGCGACCAGATGTACAGCATCTTCTTTCTCACCTTACAACTGATGTGAATTCCTCCATTTATGCCGCTACACATCCCAAGTTTGTACCCAATCCCATGTCCTAA
- the LOC141643894 gene encoding mediator of RNA polymerase II transcription subunit 23 isoform X1, protein MEQNQRASSSSLRSYQLHPAKPVITDLFNLYLGRSGRQKHDEAARDPPNKAQKRITAFNRQLPPNDQFVSDFEQILRQYPDQEQLRLVTETVLISLIVQCSSHSPQAEFLQFALRSLCSISYINWDTFLPSLLNAVSSAEMALGQGSQGTTSNNASQPGLLPSTSVLPLSSTFHSNPASPLTSAQGIGSPAQSANDPSPAMNLSPLKLNEVSSNTPLLSSKADSSTRDCAISSLRLLCCKIILTGLDFNLKPLTYVDILHHMLAWLVNWDQRHQDTDDANAAKFWRPVKFLSEWLHSCLDVVWLLVKEDKCRVPFYELLRSDLQFIENIPDDDSLFTLIMEIHRRRDMMAMHMQMLDHQLHCPTFGTQRFLPQATPHLGSEAATNLRYSPITYPSVLGEPLHGEELASCIQKGSLDWDRALRCIRHALRTTPSPDWWKRVLLVASCYRPQSIVSTPGAVFTCEMICESTIDRIVELLKLTNSDLNCWQEWLIFSDIFFFLMKSGCIDFVDFVDKLVSRIIDDDQSILRTNHVTWLLGQIIRVELVMNALNTDSRKVETTRKLLSFHREEKTSDPRSPQSILLEFITSSQTLWIWSQNTLTRDHLNAEQLQKGKQIDEWWRQVSKGERMLDYMNMDDRSVGMFWVVSYTMTQPACDMVMNWLSAAGTEVLQVSNLQPNERLVVMRETTPLSISLLSGFSIKLCMKLAYQMEESLFSGQVIPSISMVETYARLLLIAPHSLFRSHFSHLTQRNPGTLSKPVVTLLVLEILNYRLLPLYRYEGKNKSLMYDVTKIVAALKGKRGEHRVFRLAENLCINLILSLRDFFSVKKEGKGPTEFTETLNRIAIVSLAIIIKTRGIAEAEHLLYLPAMVEQILSSSQHTWSDKTLRYFPPVLRDTLVGRVDKRGLAIQAWQQAETTVINQCTQLLSPSADPTYVVTYISHSFPQHRQYLCAGAWILMHGHPENINSANLARVLREFSPEEVTANIYTMVDVLLHQIHVELQRGHPLQDLLTKASANLAFFVWTHELLPLDILVLALIDRDDDLHALHIVISLFERQELHQRMRLFFMTRGPPEHWLHTGIFKRMDLQKALGNYLSWKDRFPVFFDDIAARLLPVIPLVVYRLIENDATDLAERVLANYKQLLAYHPLRFTFVRDILAYFYGLLPGKLIVRILHVLDIPKIPFSESFPQHIAPSNSATCPPPDYFASLLLGLVNNVIPPLSSSSKTGSLVDSSHLTTRGPLNKTPATSQSGTTSASDVQKAFYQIQDPGTYTQLVLETAVIELLSLPVSAAQSVASLVQVVVHIQPTLIQSSNGLHGTSNVSGQTSVLPTSPSGGSTDSMNATRPTAPVSGLNTSNFVSRSGYTCQQLSCLLIQACGLLLAQLPQDFHVQLYLEVARLVKESWWLSDGKRSPSELDSTVNYALLDPTWAAQDNTSTAIGNIVGLIHSFFSNLPQEWLEGAHVIVKQLRPVTSVAMLRIVFRIMGPLLPRLANAHTLFAKTLSLLLGAIVDVFGKTAQPLVPAQASEIVDIIDFLHHVIHYEGQGGPVQSTSKPRAEVLVLFSRALENLRPDVQHLLSHLTTDVNSSIYAATHPKFVPNPMS, encoded by the exons TCTCTTCAATCTTTACTTGGgg AGAAGCGGTCGCCAAAAACACGACGAAGCGGCCCGTGATCCGCC GAACAAGGCACAGAAGCGCATAACAGCTTTTAATAGACAACTTCCTCCAAATGATCAATTTGTTTCAGACTTTGAACAAATTCTAAGGCAGTATCCT GATCAAGAGCAACTACGCTTGGTGACCGAAACTGTTCTAATTTCTCTGATTGTGCAATGTAGCAGTCATTCACCACAAGCCGAATTTCTTCAGTTTGCTCTTAGAAGCTTGTGCTCTATATCTTATATAAATTGGGATACTTTTTTGCCATCCCTTCTTAATGCTGTATCCTCTGCTGAGATGGCCCTTGGCCAAGGAAGTCAAGGTACCACATCAAATAATGCATCTCAACCTGGGTTGTTGCCATCTACAAGCGTGTTACCTCTTTCTTCCACTTTTCACTCTAATCCTGCTTCTCCATTGACTTCAGCTCAGGGTATAGGATCACCTGCCCAATCCGCCAATGACCCGTCGCCTGCCATGAATCTGTCACCTTTAAAATTGAATGAGGTCTCTAGCAACACTCCATTATTGTCCTCGAAGGCCGATTCATCTACAAGGGATTGTGCTATAAGTAGTCTACGTTTACTGTGCTGCAAGATCATCCTTACTGGTCTTGATTTTAATCTGAAGCCCCTGACTTATGTTgacatcttacatcacatgcttGCTTGGCTGGTCAATTGGGATCAAAGACATCAAGATACTGATGATGCTAATGCGGCAAAATTTTGGAGGCCTGTTAAGTTTCTGAGTGAATGGCTTCATAGCTGTTtagatgttgtttggttgttaGTTAAGGAGGATAAGTGCAGGGTACCATTTTATGAGTTATTGCGCAGCGACTTGCAGTTTATAGAAAATATACCAGATGACGATTCCTTGTTTACGCTTATAATGGAGATTCATAGACGACGGGATATGATGGCGATGCACATGCAGATGTTAGACCACCAACTGCACTGCCCTACTTTTGGCACACAAAGATTTTTGCCTCAAGCAACACCTCATTTAGGAAGTGAAGCAGCAACAAATTTGCGCTATTCACCAATCACATATCCAAGTGTTCTAGGGGAGCCATTGCATGGAGAG GAATTGGCATCTTGTATCCAGAAAGGCAGTTTAGATTGGGATAGAGCTTTGCGATGTATTAGGCATGCTTTACGCACAACTCCATCGCCAGATTGGTGGAAGCGTGTGCTTCTTGTAGCGTCGTGTTACAGACCGCAGTCAATAGTATCCACTCCCGGTGCTGTTTTCACTTGTGAAATGATTTGTGAGTCGACTATTGACAGGATTGTCGAACTATTGAAGTTGACTAACTCAG ATCTGAACTGCTGGCAAGAATGGCTTATCTTTTCCGATATATTCTTCTTTTTGATGAAAAGTGGTTGCATTGACTTTGTTGATTTTGTGGACAAGCTTGTTTCACGTATCATAGATGATGATCAAAGTATTCTGCGAACCAACCATGTCACCTGGCTGCTTGGACAGATTATTCGTGTCGAGCTTGTAATGAATGCTCTTAATACCGATTCCAGAAAG GTAGAGACCACAAGAAAACTATTATCATTTCACAGGGAAGAAAAAACCTCTGATCCTCGTAGCCCTCAGAGTATACTGCTTGAGTTTATAACCAGCTCCCAGACCTTGTGGATTTGGTCTCAGAATACCTTAACCAGAGATCATTTAAATGCAGAGCAGCTCCAGAAAGGGAAGCAAATAGATGAATGGTGGAGGCAAGTCAGCAAAG GTGAAAGGATGCTCGATTACATGAATATGGATGACAGATCAGTAGGCATGTTTTGGGTAGTATCTTATACAATGACACAGCCCGCTTGTGATATGGTAATGAATTGGCTTAGTGCTGCTGGGACAGAAGTTTTACAGGTCTCCAATTTACAGCCTAATGAGAGACTGGTAGTGATGCGGGAAACAACCCCTCTGTCTATATCACTACTTTCTGGATTTTCTATTAAGTTGTGCATGAAACTTGCATATCAAATGGAAGAATCTTTATTCTCTGGACAG GTCATTCCTAGCATTTCAATGGTTGAAACCTATGCACGTTTACTTCTTATTGCGCCTCATTCATTGTTTCGTTCACATTTCAGT CATTTGACTCAAAGGAATCCAGGCACATTGAGCAAGCCAGTTGTGACACTTTTGGTGCTTGAAATATTGAACTACCGGTTGCTTCCACTCTATCG TTATGAAGGGAAGAACAAAAGCTTAATGTATGACGTCACAAAAATTGTTGCTGCCTTGAAAGGGAAACGTGGTGAACATCGTGTATTTAGATTGGCTGAAAATCTTTGCATTAATCTGATCCTCTCCCTGAGAGATTTCTTTTCTGTGAAGAAAGAGGGAAAG GGACCTACTGAATTCACGGAAACATTGAACCGTATTGCTATTGTTTCTCTTGCTATTATAATCAAGACACGTGGAATAGCTGAGGCTGAGCACTTGCTTTATCTTCCAGCTATGGTGGAACAGATATTGTCAAGTAGTCAGCACACATGGTCTGACAAAACTCTACGTTATTTCCCTCCTGTTCTACGTGATACATTGGTTGGTCGAGTAGACAAAAGGGGACTGGCAATTCAAGCATGGCAACAG GCAGAGACAACTGTTATCAATCAATGTACACAACTCCTTTCACCATCAGCTGATCCTACCTATGTCGTGACATACATCAGTCATAGTTTTCCTCAACACCGCCAATATCTTTGTGCCGGTGCTTGGATATTGATGCATGGACACCCTGAAAATATAAATAGTGCAAACTTG GCGCGTGTGTTGAGAGAATTTTCTCCCGAAGAAGTGACTGCAAATATTTACACCATGGTGGATGTTCTGCTCCATCAGATTCATGTGGAACTTCAGCGTGGTCATCCCTTGCAG GATCTTCTTACAAAAGCTTCTGCCAATCTGGCATTCTTTGTTTGGACTCACGAGTTGCTTCCATTGGATATTTTAGTCCTCGCATTGATTGATCGCGATGATGATCTGCATGCTTTGCACATTGTG ATTAGTCTCTTTGAAAGACAAGAGCTTCATCAAAGAATGCGATTGTTCTTCATGACTCGCGGTCCTCCTGAGCATTGGCTTCATACTGGAATCTTCAAACGTATGGATCTGCAGAAGGCCCTGGGCAATTATCTCTCTTGGAAGGATAG GTTTCCCGTATTTTTCGATGATATTGCCGCACGTTTGCTGCCTGTTATTCCTTTGGTTGTATATCGACTGATTGAAAATGATGCTACTGACTTGGCTGAGAGAGTTCTAGCGAACTACAAGCAGCTGCTAGCTTACCATCCTTTGAGATTTACATTTGTCCGTGATATATTAGCATATTTCTATGGTCTTCTTCCAGGAAAGCTTATTGTTCGGATTTTGCATGTGCTTGATATTCCAAAG ATTCCATTTTCAGAGTCATTTCCACAGCACATTGCCCCGTCAAATTCTGCAACGTGCCCACCTCCGGATTATTTTGCTTCCCTGTTGCTGGGTCTGGTAAATAATGTCATTCCTCCTCTCAGTAGCTCCTCAAAGACAGGGTCTCTCGTAGACAGTTCGCATCTGACAACTCGTGGTCCACTGAACAAGACACCCGCTACAAGTCAGTCTGGCACAACAAGTGCTTCTGATGTTCAGAAGGCTTTCTATCAGATCCAAGATCCTGGTACATACACACAACTTGTGCTTGAAACGGCAGTTATAGAGTTGCTTTCTCTTCCAGTTTCAGCTGCTCAAAGCGTGGCCTCACTGGTTCAAGTAGTTGTTCATATACAACCAACGCTTATTCAGTCCAGCAATGGTTTGCATGGAACGTCCAATGTGTCTGGACAAACGTCTGTTCTACCAACTTCTCCTTCTGGCGGAAGCACAGATTCCATGAATGCAACCAGACCCACAGCGCCAGTTTCAGGGCTAAATACGTCAAATTTTGTCTCTCGGAGTGGGTATACTTGTCAACAATTATCTTGCTTATTGATTCAAGCTTGTGGTCTTTTACTTGCCCAGCTTCCACAAGATTTCCATGTGCAATTGTATCTTGAGGTGGCACGTCTAGTTAAGGAGAGTTGGTGGCTCAGTGACGGCAAAAGATCTCCTAGTGAGCTAGATTCAACTGTAAATTATGCTTTGTTGGACCCAACATGGGCTGCTCAAGATAATACATCAACAGCAATAG GTAACATTGTTGGCTTGATTCATTCATTCTTTAGCAATCTTCCACAAGAATGGTTGGAGGGGGCCCATGTCATTGTTAAGCAACTAAGGCCAGTAACTTCCGTTGCTATGTTGAGAATAGTGTTCCGAATAATGGGTCCATTACTCCCAAGGCTTGCAAATGCTCATACACTCTTCGCCAAG ACTCTCTCTTTGCTACTTGGTGCAATAGTAGACGTCTTTGGGAAGACAGCACAACCATTAGTTCCTGCTCAGGCATCGGAGATAGTCGACATTATCGATTTCCT CCATCATGTTATCCACTATGAGGGACAAGGTGGGCCAGTGCAATCCACAAGTAAGCCAAGAGCCGAGGTTCTGGTACTCTTCAGTCGAGCGTTGGAAAATTTGCGACCAGATGTACAGCATCTTCTTTCTCACCTTACAACTGATGTGAATTCCTCCATTTATGCCGCTACACATCCCAAGTTTGTACCCAATCCCATGTCCTAA